A window of the Cicer arietinum cultivar CDC Frontier isolate Library 1 chromosome 6, Cicar.CDCFrontier_v2.0, whole genome shotgun sequence genome harbors these coding sequences:
- the LOC101492567 gene encoding phosphatidylinositol 4-kinase beta 1-like isoform X1, whose product MVRLLGFVRGYADEPREIEPKSNLTSDSSENGWLIRFFDSAFFCEWIAVSYLYKHDHAGVRDYLCNRMYTLPLQGLESYLFQICYMMIHKPSPSLDKFVIDMCSKSLKIALKVHWFLMAELEDSDDNEGISRIQEKCQIAATLMGEWPPLIRPQTEPPSPRGKSQVLNRLLSSKNRLLSLTTSPPSQKSLSFSPSPGNDAQEDGNPMSPDENRIFKKFMPSPKVRDALLFRKSADKDDGDSEKDGFFKRLLRDSKGDDELGQKIRDAFHFRKSSDKDALDTEKVNFFKRFLRESRDSRGDDEDSEKDGFFQRILRDSRSEDDDVTSSSEGFFKKLFRDSKNDSEDKIDTKTVEDEEKDGFFRKFFREKFEDRKDGRDRNDNRDVADEEDEKEGFFRKFFKDKFEDKKDTNDKIEEVTANGEEEEPSEFSLFKRLFRVHPEDSKSSPANEISNNGGLFQSSPGTENFFRKLFKDRDRSIEDSELLGSKRQKEKHPGSPKQQSEKSITKPPLPINPSQFRKGAYHDSLEFVQSLCDTSYGLVDVFPIEGRKSALHESLREINIHVTEVQNTGGVCFPLGKGMYRVLHIPVDEAVLLNSREKAPYMICLEVLRCEMPSNFKETSSSQKLSQGGIPLANGDAFLQKPPPWAYPLRTAQEVYRNSNDRMSRSTAEAIDQAMTHVSQPKTKFVSLNLSVETCYNGQAGKTYREGVCEAVGAKHDSDLEWVQIVLTADPGVRLEDIEDQAPPRKKEHRRVPSTVAIEEVKAAAAKGEAPLGLPLKGAGQDSSDAQPMANGITPKASDALSGELWDAKKERVRKDSIYGKLPGWDLRSVIVKSGDDCRQEHLAVQLISHFYDIFQEAGLPLWLRPYEVLCTSSYTALIETIPDTASLHSIKSRYPNISSLREFFNAKYEENSPSFKLAQRNFVESMAGYSLVCYFLQVKDRHNGNLLLDEEGHIIHIDFGFMLSKSPGGVNFESAPFKLTRELLEVMDSDAEGVPSEFFDYFKVLCIQGFLTCRKHAERIILLVEMLQDSDFPCFKGGIRTIQNLRKRFHLSLTEEQCVSLVLSLISSSLDAWRTRQYDYYQRVLNGIL is encoded by the exons ATGGTGCGTCTTTTAGGATTCGTTCGTGGTTATGCAGATGAACCCAGGGAAATTGAGCCAAAGTCAAACCTGACCAGTGACTCTAGTGAAAATGGATGGCTTATTAGGTTCTTTGATTCGGCATTCTTCTGTGAGTGGATTGCTGTTAGCTACTTGTACAAGCATGATCATGCCGGGGTGCGTGATTATCTTTGTAATAGAATGTACACTCTTCCCTTGCAAGGGCTTGAGAGTTATTTGTTTCAAATATGTTACATGATGATACACAAGCCTAGTCCATCGTTGGATAAGTTTGTGATAGATATGTGCTCGAAGTCACTTAAGATTGCTCTGAAGGTGCATTGGTTCTTGATGGCTGAGCTTGAGGACTCTGATGATAATGAAGGGATTAGTAGGATTCAGGAGAAGTGTCAGATTGCTGCTACCTTGATGGGTGAATGGCCGCCTCTCATAAGGCCTCAAACTGAACCTCCGAGTCCTCGAGGCAAGAGTCAAGTTTTGAATAGGTTGCTTTCGTCTAAAAATCGTTTATTGTCATTAACAACCTCACCGCCAAGTCAGAAGTCTTTGTCGTTTTCACCTTCCCCAGGGAATGATGCGCAAGAGGATGGAAATCCGATGTCTCCTGATGAGAACAGGATATTTAAGAAGTTTATGCCAAGTCCAAAGGTTAGAGATGCTTTGCTTTTTAGAAAATCGGCAGATAAAGATGACGGCGATTCTGAAAAGGATGGGTTTTTCAAAAGGCTTTTAAGAGATAGCAAAGGTGATGACGAGCTTGGCCAAAAAATTCGTGATGCATTTCATTTTCGGAAGTCGTCCGATAAAGATGCCTTAGACACTGAAAAAGTCAATTTCTTCAAAAGATTTTTAAGAGAGAGTAGGGACAGTAGAGGTGATGATGAAGACTCTGAAAAGGATGGTTTCTTTCAAAGGATCTTAAGGGACAGTAGAAGTGAAGACGATGATGTGACCTCAAGTTCAGAAGGATTTTTTAAGAAGTTGTTTCGGGATAGTAAGAATGATTCTGAGGACAAAATAGATACAAAAACAGTGGAAGATGAAGAGAAAGATGGATTTTTCCGAAAGTTTTTCCGGGAGAAATTCGAAGATAGGAAGGATGGGCGCGATAGAAATGACAACAGAGATGTTGCTGACGAAGAGGATGAAAAAGAAGGGTTTTTCCGTAAATTCTTCAAGGATAAGTTTGAGGACAAAAAAGACacaaatgataaaattgaagAGGTTACTGCCAATGGTGAGGAAGAAGAGCCTTCTGAGTTTTCCTTGTTCAAAAGACTATTCCGAGTGCACCCTGAAGACAGCAAAAGTAGTCCAGCCAATGAAATTAGTAATAATGGTGGCTTATTTCAAAGTAGTCCTGGTACAGAAAACTTTTTTCGTAAATTGTTCAAAGACCGTGACCGTTCAATTGAAGATTCGGAGCTATTGGGATCCAAAAGACAGAAAGAG AAGCATCCTGGGTCCCCAAAGCAGCAAAGTGAAAAATCAATCACAAAGCCCCCGTTACCGATCAATCCATCTCAGTTCCGGAAAGGGGCTTACCATGACTCATTGGAATTTGTGCAGTCATTATGCGACACATCATATGGGTTAGTGGATGTGTTTCCAATTGAAGGTCGCAAAAGTGCTCTTCATGAG TCGCTTAGAGAGATCAATATACATGTAACAGAGGTTCAAAACACTGGAG GAGTCTGTTTTCCGCTGGGAAAGGGCATGTATCGTGTGCTTCATATACCAGTAGATGAAGCTGTTCTCTTGAATTCTAGGGAGAAGGCACCGTACATGATCTGCTTAGAAGTTTTGAGATGTGAAATGCCAAG TAATTTCAAGGAGACATCCAGTTCTCAGAAGCTTTCTCAAGGTGGAATTCCTTTGGCAAATGGAGATGCTTTCTTGCAAAAACCACCCCCTTGGGCATATCCATTACGGACAGCACAAGAGGTTTACCGTAATAGCAATGATAGGATGTCCAGATCAACTGCTGAGGCAATTGACCAGGCAATGACTCATGTATCTCAgcctaaaacaaaatttgttaGCTTGAATCTTTCGGTGGAAACATGCTATAATGGTCAGGCAGGGAAGACTTATAGAGAGGGTGTATGTGAAGCAGTAGGAGCCAAACATGACAGTGATCTGGAATGGGTACAAATAGTATTGACAGCTGATCCTGGGGTTAGACTGGAAGATATTGAGGATCAAGCACCACCTCGGAAGAAGGAACATCGTCGTGTTCCAAGTACAGTGGCAATAGAAGAAGTAAAG GCTGCCGCAGCAAAAGGGGAAGCGCCGCTCGGACTCCCTTTGAAAGGTGCTGGCCAAGACTCATCAGATGCACAACCGATG GCTAATGGAATTACTCCTAAGGCCAGTGATGCTTTGTCTGGTGAACTTTGGGATGCAAAGAAAGAAAGGGTACGCAAGGATTCGATATATGGGAAGTTACCTGGTTGGGACTTGCGATCG GTTATTGTGAAGAGTGGAGATGATTGCAGGCAAGAGCATCTGGCTGTTCAACTTATTTCTCACTTCTATG ATATTTTCCAAGAAGCTGGTCTACCCCTTTGGCTTCGCCCTTATGAAGTTTTGTGTACCTCTTCTTATACAGCTCTCATTGAAACAATTCCAGATACG GCTTCCCTTCATTCAATCAAAAGCAGATATCCCAACATCTCAAGTTTACGTGAATTCTTCAATgctaaatatgaagaaaattcTCCAAGTTTTAAACTTGCCCAG AGGAACTTTGTTGAGAGTATGGCGGGATATTCCCTGGTGTGCTACTTTCTGCAA GTAAAGGATAGGCATAATGGGAACCTCCTATTGGACGAAGAAGGTCATATCATACATATTGATTTTGGCTTTATGCTTTCCAAATCACCTGGTGGGGTTAATTTTGAAAGTGCACCTTTTAAACTAACACGCGAGCTTCTTGAG GTTATGGATTCTGATGCCGAGGGAGTGCCAAGCGAGTTCTTTGATTATTTTAAG GTTTTATGCATTCAAGGCTTCCTCACTTGCCGCAAGCATGCTGAGCGTATTATTCTTCTTGTTGAGATGTTGCAG GATTCAGATTTCCCATGCTTTAAAGGTGGTATACGGACAATACAGAACTTACGAAAGCGATTCCATCTCAGTTTAACAGAAGAG CAATGTGTCTCCTTGGTGCTTTCTCTTATTAGCAGTAGCCTGGATGCTTGGAGAACACGGCAGTATGATTATTATCAGAGAGTTTTGAATGGAATATTGTGA
- the LOC101492567 gene encoding phosphatidylinositol 4-kinase beta 1-like isoform X3, translated as MVRLLGFVRGYADEPREIEPKSNLTSDSSENGWLIRFFDSAFFCEWIAVSYLYKHDHAGVRDYLCNRMYTLPLQGLESYLFQICYMMIHKPSPSLDKFVIDMCSKSLKIALKVHWFLMAELEDSDDNEGISRIQEKCQIAATLMGEWPPLIRPQTEPPSPRGKSQVLNRLLSSKNRLLSLTTSPPSQKSLSFSPSPGNDAQEDGNPMSPDENRIFKKFMPSPKVRDALLFRKSADKDDGDSEKDGFFKRLLRDSKGDDELGQKIRDAFHFRKSSDKDALDTEKVNFFKRFLRESRDSRGDDEDSEKDGFFQRILRDSRSEDDDVTSSSEGFFKKLFRDSKNDSEDKIDTKTVEDEEKDGFFRKFFREKFEDRKDGRDRNDNRDVADEEDEKEGFFRKFFKDKFEDKKDTNDKIEEVTANGEEEEPSEFSLFKRLFRVHPEDSKSSPANEISNNGGLFQSSPGTENFFRKLFKDRDRSIEDSELLGSKRQKEKHPGSPKQQSEKSITKPPLPINPSQFRKGAYHDSLEFVQSLCDTSYGLVDVFPIEGRKSALHESLREINIHVTEVQNTGGVCFPLGKGMYRVLHIPVDEAVLLNSREKAPYMICLEVLRCEMPSNFKETSSSQKLSQGGIPLANGDAFLQKPPPWAYPLRTAQEVYRNSNDRMSRSTAEAIDQAMTHVSQPKTKFVSLNLSVETCYNGQAGKTYREGVCEAVGAKHDSDLEWVQIVLTADPGVRLEDIEDQAPPRKKEHRRVPSTVAIEEVKAAAAKGEAPLGLPLKGAGQDSSDAQPMANGITPKASDALSGELWDAKKERVRKDSIYGKLPGWDLRSVIVKSGDDCRQEHLAVQLISHFYVTPVDHA; from the exons ATGGTGCGTCTTTTAGGATTCGTTCGTGGTTATGCAGATGAACCCAGGGAAATTGAGCCAAAGTCAAACCTGACCAGTGACTCTAGTGAAAATGGATGGCTTATTAGGTTCTTTGATTCGGCATTCTTCTGTGAGTGGATTGCTGTTAGCTACTTGTACAAGCATGATCATGCCGGGGTGCGTGATTATCTTTGTAATAGAATGTACACTCTTCCCTTGCAAGGGCTTGAGAGTTATTTGTTTCAAATATGTTACATGATGATACACAAGCCTAGTCCATCGTTGGATAAGTTTGTGATAGATATGTGCTCGAAGTCACTTAAGATTGCTCTGAAGGTGCATTGGTTCTTGATGGCTGAGCTTGAGGACTCTGATGATAATGAAGGGATTAGTAGGATTCAGGAGAAGTGTCAGATTGCTGCTACCTTGATGGGTGAATGGCCGCCTCTCATAAGGCCTCAAACTGAACCTCCGAGTCCTCGAGGCAAGAGTCAAGTTTTGAATAGGTTGCTTTCGTCTAAAAATCGTTTATTGTCATTAACAACCTCACCGCCAAGTCAGAAGTCTTTGTCGTTTTCACCTTCCCCAGGGAATGATGCGCAAGAGGATGGAAATCCGATGTCTCCTGATGAGAACAGGATATTTAAGAAGTTTATGCCAAGTCCAAAGGTTAGAGATGCTTTGCTTTTTAGAAAATCGGCAGATAAAGATGACGGCGATTCTGAAAAGGATGGGTTTTTCAAAAGGCTTTTAAGAGATAGCAAAGGTGATGACGAGCTTGGCCAAAAAATTCGTGATGCATTTCATTTTCGGAAGTCGTCCGATAAAGATGCCTTAGACACTGAAAAAGTCAATTTCTTCAAAAGATTTTTAAGAGAGAGTAGGGACAGTAGAGGTGATGATGAAGACTCTGAAAAGGATGGTTTCTTTCAAAGGATCTTAAGGGACAGTAGAAGTGAAGACGATGATGTGACCTCAAGTTCAGAAGGATTTTTTAAGAAGTTGTTTCGGGATAGTAAGAATGATTCTGAGGACAAAATAGATACAAAAACAGTGGAAGATGAAGAGAAAGATGGATTTTTCCGAAAGTTTTTCCGGGAGAAATTCGAAGATAGGAAGGATGGGCGCGATAGAAATGACAACAGAGATGTTGCTGACGAAGAGGATGAAAAAGAAGGGTTTTTCCGTAAATTCTTCAAGGATAAGTTTGAGGACAAAAAAGACacaaatgataaaattgaagAGGTTACTGCCAATGGTGAGGAAGAAGAGCCTTCTGAGTTTTCCTTGTTCAAAAGACTATTCCGAGTGCACCCTGAAGACAGCAAAAGTAGTCCAGCCAATGAAATTAGTAATAATGGTGGCTTATTTCAAAGTAGTCCTGGTACAGAAAACTTTTTTCGTAAATTGTTCAAAGACCGTGACCGTTCAATTGAAGATTCGGAGCTATTGGGATCCAAAAGACAGAAAGAG AAGCATCCTGGGTCCCCAAAGCAGCAAAGTGAAAAATCAATCACAAAGCCCCCGTTACCGATCAATCCATCTCAGTTCCGGAAAGGGGCTTACCATGACTCATTGGAATTTGTGCAGTCATTATGCGACACATCATATGGGTTAGTGGATGTGTTTCCAATTGAAGGTCGCAAAAGTGCTCTTCATGAG TCGCTTAGAGAGATCAATATACATGTAACAGAGGTTCAAAACACTGGAG GAGTCTGTTTTCCGCTGGGAAAGGGCATGTATCGTGTGCTTCATATACCAGTAGATGAAGCTGTTCTCTTGAATTCTAGGGAGAAGGCACCGTACATGATCTGCTTAGAAGTTTTGAGATGTGAAATGCCAAG TAATTTCAAGGAGACATCCAGTTCTCAGAAGCTTTCTCAAGGTGGAATTCCTTTGGCAAATGGAGATGCTTTCTTGCAAAAACCACCCCCTTGGGCATATCCATTACGGACAGCACAAGAGGTTTACCGTAATAGCAATGATAGGATGTCCAGATCAACTGCTGAGGCAATTGACCAGGCAATGACTCATGTATCTCAgcctaaaacaaaatttgttaGCTTGAATCTTTCGGTGGAAACATGCTATAATGGTCAGGCAGGGAAGACTTATAGAGAGGGTGTATGTGAAGCAGTAGGAGCCAAACATGACAGTGATCTGGAATGGGTACAAATAGTATTGACAGCTGATCCTGGGGTTAGACTGGAAGATATTGAGGATCAAGCACCACCTCGGAAGAAGGAACATCGTCGTGTTCCAAGTACAGTGGCAATAGAAGAAGTAAAG GCTGCCGCAGCAAAAGGGGAAGCGCCGCTCGGACTCCCTTTGAAAGGTGCTGGCCAAGACTCATCAGATGCACAACCGATG GCTAATGGAATTACTCCTAAGGCCAGTGATGCTTTGTCTGGTGAACTTTGGGATGCAAAGAAAGAAAGGGTACGCAAGGATTCGATATATGGGAAGTTACCTGGTTGGGACTTGCGATCG GTTATTGTGAAGAGTGGAGATGATTGCAGGCAAGAGCATCTGGCTGTTCAACTTATTTCTCACTTCTATG TCACTCCCGTTGATCATGCATAA
- the LOC101492567 gene encoding phosphatidylinositol 4-kinase beta 1-like isoform X2, whose amino-acid sequence MVRLLGFVRGYADEPREIEPKSNLTSDSSENGWLIRFFDSAFFCEWIAVSYLYKHDHAGVRDYLCNRMYTLPLQGLESYLFQICYMMIHKPSPSLDKFVIDMCSKSLKIALKVHWFLMAELEDSDDNEGISRIQEKCQIAATLMGEWPPLIRPQTEPPSPRGKSQVLNRLLSSKNRLLSLTTSPPSQKSLSFSPSPGNDAQEDGNPMSPDENRIFKKFMPSPKVRDALLFRKSADKDDGDSEKDGFFKRLLRDSKGDDELGQKIRDAFHFRKSSDKDALDTEKVNFFKRFLRESRDSRGDDEDSEKDGFFQRILRDSRSEDDDVTSSSEGFFKKLFRDSKNDSEDKIDTKTVEDEEKDGFFRKFFREKFEDRKDGRDRNDNRDVADEEDEKEGFFRKFFKDKFEDKKDTNDKIEEVTANGEEEEPSEFSLFKRLFRVHPEDSKSSPANEISNNGGLFQSSPGTENFFRKLFKDRDRSIEDSELLGSKRQKEKHPGSPKQQSEKSITKPPLPINPSQFRKGAYHDSLEFVQSLCDTSYGLVDVFPIEGRKSALHESLREINIHVTEVQNTGGVCFPLGKGMYRVLHIPVDEAVLLNSREKAPYMICLEVLRCEMPSNFKETSSSQKLSQGGIPLANGDAFLQKPPPWAYPLRTAQEVYRNSNDRMSRSTAEAIDQAMTHVSQPKTKFVSLNLSVETCYNGQAGKTYREGVCEAVGAKHDSDLEWVQIVLTADPGVRLEDIEDQAPPRKKEHRRVPSTVAIEEVKAAAAKGEAPLGLPLKGAGQDSSDAQPMANGITPKASDALSGELWDAKKERVRKDSIYGKLPGWDLRSVIVKSGDDCRQEHLAVQLISHFYGPNSHSR is encoded by the exons ATGGTGCGTCTTTTAGGATTCGTTCGTGGTTATGCAGATGAACCCAGGGAAATTGAGCCAAAGTCAAACCTGACCAGTGACTCTAGTGAAAATGGATGGCTTATTAGGTTCTTTGATTCGGCATTCTTCTGTGAGTGGATTGCTGTTAGCTACTTGTACAAGCATGATCATGCCGGGGTGCGTGATTATCTTTGTAATAGAATGTACACTCTTCCCTTGCAAGGGCTTGAGAGTTATTTGTTTCAAATATGTTACATGATGATACACAAGCCTAGTCCATCGTTGGATAAGTTTGTGATAGATATGTGCTCGAAGTCACTTAAGATTGCTCTGAAGGTGCATTGGTTCTTGATGGCTGAGCTTGAGGACTCTGATGATAATGAAGGGATTAGTAGGATTCAGGAGAAGTGTCAGATTGCTGCTACCTTGATGGGTGAATGGCCGCCTCTCATAAGGCCTCAAACTGAACCTCCGAGTCCTCGAGGCAAGAGTCAAGTTTTGAATAGGTTGCTTTCGTCTAAAAATCGTTTATTGTCATTAACAACCTCACCGCCAAGTCAGAAGTCTTTGTCGTTTTCACCTTCCCCAGGGAATGATGCGCAAGAGGATGGAAATCCGATGTCTCCTGATGAGAACAGGATATTTAAGAAGTTTATGCCAAGTCCAAAGGTTAGAGATGCTTTGCTTTTTAGAAAATCGGCAGATAAAGATGACGGCGATTCTGAAAAGGATGGGTTTTTCAAAAGGCTTTTAAGAGATAGCAAAGGTGATGACGAGCTTGGCCAAAAAATTCGTGATGCATTTCATTTTCGGAAGTCGTCCGATAAAGATGCCTTAGACACTGAAAAAGTCAATTTCTTCAAAAGATTTTTAAGAGAGAGTAGGGACAGTAGAGGTGATGATGAAGACTCTGAAAAGGATGGTTTCTTTCAAAGGATCTTAAGGGACAGTAGAAGTGAAGACGATGATGTGACCTCAAGTTCAGAAGGATTTTTTAAGAAGTTGTTTCGGGATAGTAAGAATGATTCTGAGGACAAAATAGATACAAAAACAGTGGAAGATGAAGAGAAAGATGGATTTTTCCGAAAGTTTTTCCGGGAGAAATTCGAAGATAGGAAGGATGGGCGCGATAGAAATGACAACAGAGATGTTGCTGACGAAGAGGATGAAAAAGAAGGGTTTTTCCGTAAATTCTTCAAGGATAAGTTTGAGGACAAAAAAGACacaaatgataaaattgaagAGGTTACTGCCAATGGTGAGGAAGAAGAGCCTTCTGAGTTTTCCTTGTTCAAAAGACTATTCCGAGTGCACCCTGAAGACAGCAAAAGTAGTCCAGCCAATGAAATTAGTAATAATGGTGGCTTATTTCAAAGTAGTCCTGGTACAGAAAACTTTTTTCGTAAATTGTTCAAAGACCGTGACCGTTCAATTGAAGATTCGGAGCTATTGGGATCCAAAAGACAGAAAGAG AAGCATCCTGGGTCCCCAAAGCAGCAAAGTGAAAAATCAATCACAAAGCCCCCGTTACCGATCAATCCATCTCAGTTCCGGAAAGGGGCTTACCATGACTCATTGGAATTTGTGCAGTCATTATGCGACACATCATATGGGTTAGTGGATGTGTTTCCAATTGAAGGTCGCAAAAGTGCTCTTCATGAG TCGCTTAGAGAGATCAATATACATGTAACAGAGGTTCAAAACACTGGAG GAGTCTGTTTTCCGCTGGGAAAGGGCATGTATCGTGTGCTTCATATACCAGTAGATGAAGCTGTTCTCTTGAATTCTAGGGAGAAGGCACCGTACATGATCTGCTTAGAAGTTTTGAGATGTGAAATGCCAAG TAATTTCAAGGAGACATCCAGTTCTCAGAAGCTTTCTCAAGGTGGAATTCCTTTGGCAAATGGAGATGCTTTCTTGCAAAAACCACCCCCTTGGGCATATCCATTACGGACAGCACAAGAGGTTTACCGTAATAGCAATGATAGGATGTCCAGATCAACTGCTGAGGCAATTGACCAGGCAATGACTCATGTATCTCAgcctaaaacaaaatttgttaGCTTGAATCTTTCGGTGGAAACATGCTATAATGGTCAGGCAGGGAAGACTTATAGAGAGGGTGTATGTGAAGCAGTAGGAGCCAAACATGACAGTGATCTGGAATGGGTACAAATAGTATTGACAGCTGATCCTGGGGTTAGACTGGAAGATATTGAGGATCAAGCACCACCTCGGAAGAAGGAACATCGTCGTGTTCCAAGTACAGTGGCAATAGAAGAAGTAAAG GCTGCCGCAGCAAAAGGGGAAGCGCCGCTCGGACTCCCTTTGAAAGGTGCTGGCCAAGACTCATCAGATGCACAACCGATG GCTAATGGAATTACTCCTAAGGCCAGTGATGCTTTGTCTGGTGAACTTTGGGATGCAAAGAAAGAAAGGGTACGCAAGGATTCGATATATGGGAAGTTACCTGGTTGGGACTTGCGATCG GTTATTGTGAAGAGTGGAGATGATTGCAGGCAAGAGCATCTGGCTGTTCAACTTATTTCTCACTTCTATG GACCTAACAGTCACTCCCGTTGA
- the LOC101492897 gene encoding uncharacterized protein: protein MEIEHPLLTDIIPYIALSHNNELSHSLPLSKTNTMLETSHDFCYHPESFKKLVEMDLPCNESLEEKLSWLRFQIIGNDAEFDSSFGRRKLVYADHTASGRSLHYSENFIINHLLPFYGNTHTCDSYVGSRTTKMLHEATEYIKKCLGGGEDDAIIFCGSGTTAATKRLQEVIGIAVPSILRERVLRSLSKEERWVVFVGPHEHHSNLLSWRQSLAEVVEIDLDDKGLLDMEALKLQLEFYKDTNRPLLGSFSACSNVTGIYSDTRAIAKLLHQYKGFACFDFAASGSYVEIDMRSRHIDGYDAVFLSPHKFLGGPDSPGVLLMNKALYKLRSSTPSTCGGGTVTYVNGFNEKDTLYLENIEERENGGTPPIIQTVRAALAFWVKEYIGYKEIEKKEQLYINKALKRLVSNPNIKILGNLNAKRQAILSFLIYSTINYSDEHEREVNLWQEMGNQRGKPLHGPFVAALLNDLFGIQARGGCACAGPYGHELLNINKSQSLAIRSAVQKGYIGVKPGWTRVSFPYYMSEEDFEYILSAIEFVAVYGQRFFPLYSFNLRNGSWTMKTQKFETSNKEDNNNIHNKLLETNIEEINTNMDARKEYNDRVKQGVFVKRNQSYFDAAKYIASSLPKFPPQGILQDGMDSNVLYFRV, encoded by the exons ATGGAAATAGAACACCCCTTGTTAACAGATATCATTCCATACATAGCTCTAAGTCACAACAATGAGCTCTCTCACTCTCTACCTTTATCCAAAACTAACACCATGTTAGAAACATCTCATGATTTTTGCTACCATCCCGAGTCATTTAAGAAGCTAGTGGAAATGGATTTGCCTTGTAATGAATCTTTAGAGGAAAAACTTTCTTGGTTGCGGTTCCAAATTATCGGCAATGATGCAGAGTTTGATTCTTCATTTGGAAGAAGAAAACTTGTCTATGCTGATCACACTGCTTCTGGCCGCAGTCTTCATTACAGTGAAAATTTCATCATCAATCATCTTCTTCCTTTCTATG GTAATACTCATACTTGTGACAGTTATGTGGGAAGCAGAACAACAAAAATGTTACATGAAGCAACTGAGTATATTAAGAAATGCTTAGGTGGTGGTGAAGACGATGCAATTATCTTTTGTGGCTCAGGCACAACGGCAGCCACCAAGAGGCTTCAAGAAGTAATAGGAATTGCAGTGCCTTCTATTTTAAGGGAAA GAGTTTTGAGGAGCCTTAGCAAAGAAGAAAGATGGGTTGTTTTTGTAGGACCACATGAGCACCATTCCAATCTTCTTTCTTGGAGGCAGAGTTTGGCTGAGGTAGTAGAGATTGACTTAGATGATAAAGGGTTGCTTGATATGGAAGCTCTAAAGCTACAACTTGAGTTTTATAAAGATACCAATCGACCATTGTTGGGATCTTTCTCAGCTTGTAGTAATGTCACTGGTATCTATTCAGATACAAGAGCAATTGCTAAGCTTCTTCACCAATATAAAGGTTTTGCATGCTTTGATTTCGCAGCAAG TGGTTCGTATGTGGAGATTGACATGAGATCAAGACATATCGATGGGTATGATGCTGTGTTTCTTAGTCCACATAAATTTCTTGGAGGTCCTGACTCTCCGGGAGTGCTCCTGATGAACAAAGCTTTGTACAAGTTAAGATCTTCAACCCCATCTACTTGTGGAGGTGGAACTGTCACTTATGTCAATGGCTTCAATGAAAAG GACACATTATACTTGGAGAACATAGAAGAAAGGGAAAATGGGGGCACACCTCCAATAATACAAACAGTGAGAGCAGCATTAGCATTTTGGGTTAAAGAATACATTGGCTacaaagagatagaaaaaaaGGAACAATTATACATTAACAAGGCACTTAAGAGGCTTGTATCAAACCCCAACATTAAGATTTTGGGTAACTTAAACGCCAAGCGACAAGCTATATTATCATTTCTCATATACTCTACCATAAATTATAGTGATGAACATGAAAGAGAAGTTAACTTGTGGCAAGAAATGGGGAACCAAAGAGGTAAGCCACTACATGGACCTTTTGTTGCAGCATTGCTTAATGATCTATTTGGTATTCAAGCTAGAGGTGGGTGTGCTTGTGCTGGACCTTATGGACATGAGTTACTCAATATCAATAAATCTCAATCACTTGCTATTAGATCAGCAGTTCAAAAG GGCTATATTGGAGTAAAACCTGGATGGACCCGAGTTAGTTTTCCGTATTACATGAGTGAAGAAGATTTTGAGTACATTTTGAGTGCAATAGAGTTTGTAGCTGTATATGGCCAAAGGTTCTTTCCTTTATACAGCTTTAATTTGAGAAATGGAAGCTGGACAATGAAGACACAGAAATTTGAGACATCAAACAAGGAAGACAACAACAACATTCATAATAAATTGTTGGAAACAAATATAGAGGAAATAAACACTAATATGGATGCAAGAAAAGAGTATAATGATAGAGTTAAAcaaggtgtgtttgtgaaaagGAACCAATCTTATTTTGATGCAGCCAAATATATTGCTAGTAGCCTCCCTAAATTCCCTCCTCAAGGTATATTGCAGGATGGCATGGATTCCAATGTCCTCTACTTTAGGGTTTGA